TACGTGGCGAAATACATCTCCAAGAATATCGACGGGTACGCGCTGGACGGTGAGCTGGATGATGAAAGCGGTAAAGAACTTAAAGAAACCGCTTCTGCTGTTTCTGCCTGGGCGGCACGCTGGCACATCCGTCAGTTCCAGTTTGTGGGCGGTGCGCCGGTGACGGTTTACCGCGAGCTGCGCCGCATGGCCGACAGCGAAACCGCCCACGGCCTAAGCGTGGAGTTCGCCGCCGCGCATGATGCCGCTGACGCCGGTGACTGGGCTGCCTATGTTAACGCTCAAGGTGGCCCGTTTGTGCGCCGTGACGAGTTGGCCGTGCGCACCTGGTATCAGGCAGGCAATGAATGGAATGAATACGGTGAGGAGACAGTACGTATCAAAGGCGTTTACGCCGCATCTGTGGGTGACGATACGCCAATTCTGACGCGTCTGGCGCAGTGGAAGATCGTGCCGAAGCGCGCCGTTGATTTGGGTTTGGAATTTAGGGACGCGTCTGCGTCCCCTCGGAGTTCTGTCAATAACTGTACGGGTAGCGAAAGCGAACCCCCAGAACTGGATTTATCAAAACCACTAACCAGAAGCGAAAGAAGGAAGCTAACGGTTAGAATCAGGGTGAAAAAGGAAATGGGTAGGCGGCATTTTGTACACGGAACTGATGACCAGCATGCCGCGATCATCAGGACTATCGACAAAGTGTAAATGAATACTGGCATAAGCATCAGCCGGGGTGAAGCTCTGCATTTGATGGCCGGGGGGAAGAGTCGGTTTAACAATAAATGGTTTAGTGGCTCATCTACAGGGAAAGTTTTTAGGGCTGCGCCATCTCACGGACATAACGCCAGAATAATACTCGGTCGAGTGGCTCGACTGGCTTCAGCTACTAAGTTAAGCTCTTAACTAAATCGCATAATTTCATGTGCATACGTTAGCGAAACTGCCCAATTTTTTTCTTCCCATTTTTTAGTACAATATGGTACTGTTTATTTATACAGTATCTCGAATGGGAGGGCGCATGGATAGAGAGCTGAGCAAGCATATTATGCTTGAAAGGGTAGAGCTGATAGCACGTCTGACAACAGAGGGTGTTTGTCAGGAAAGAGATCGTGAAATTGCATTGAATTTAATTGCTGAACTGGCGCATGAGAACTTGCTAAAAAAAGATTCTTATTCAGTAGTTGTTTCAGCCAAACCGTGTAAACAACTATTAAAAAGAGAAAATGAAGTAAGAATACACATCACGTTGGATAAAACACAAAACATGGGGCAGCAACTTGTTGAAGCCTTTGAAAGTGAGCTTAATCGCAGAGTTAAAGACACCTTTCCTGCTTCTCAAGTCACGGTCAAAAAAGGATCAATGACTGGCGTCGAGATAAAGGGCTTTCCGAGCGACTCAGACCGGGAACGCCTGGACGGAATTATTAAGGAAGTGTGGGAAGATGAAAGCTGGCACTAAATAACAAATCTCGTCGATTTGAAAGCTGGCTTTTCGAGTCGGCGGGATTGAATTATCTTCAACATTACTGATACATGCCCGCATTGGTTGTATATCAGACTCTTTTTTTGATGTAGAACACGCAATTGACTTAAAATAGGCTCAGACCCTACCTTCTAAAAATTGCAAAGGTTATGCTAGCTCATGCTATACACAGACTGATTTATCTTACAACATTAGCGGGGGTTCTTATGATTGGTGAAAATTTAATACTGACAGTTGATGAATTAAACAAAGTTGATTTTAAATT
This DNA window, taken from Mixta gaviniae, encodes the following:
- a CDS encoding DinI-like family protein; the protein is MDRELSKHIMLERVELIARLTTEGVCQERDREIALNLIAELAHENLLKKDSYSVVVSAKPCKQLLKRENEVRIHITLDKTQNMGQQLVEAFESELNRRVKDTFPASQVTVKKGSMTGVEIKGFPSDSDRERLDGIIKEVWEDESWH